In Streptococcus respiraculi, one DNA window encodes the following:
- the pfkB gene encoding 1-phosphofructokinase, with translation MIYTVTLNPAIDYIVRLTHIESGAVNRMDSSDTFAGGKGINVSRILQRLGYASTATGFIGGFTGEFIKNGLVAEAIGTQFVQVDQDTRINVKIKADQETEINGLGPVVTDEQLAELEDILSHVTADDTVVFAGSAPASLGNQVYNRLIPQAKKAGAEVVCDFEGQTLLDSLAHEPLLVKPNNHELEAIFGVTFHSREDIVRYAKEILVKGAKNVIVSMAGDGALLVTGDVTYFAKPIKGTVKNSVGAGDSMVAGFTGAYTKSHNPIEALKWGVACGTATAFSDDLASIDFIREMYEKVEVETL, from the coding sequence ATGATTTATACAGTCACCTTAAACCCTGCGATTGACTATATTGTACGTCTCACGCATATCGAATCAGGCGCAGTTAATCGTATGGACAGCAGTGATACGTTTGCTGGTGGTAAGGGAATCAATGTCAGCCGGATTTTACAACGGCTTGGTTATGCCAGTACAGCGACTGGCTTTATCGGTGGATTTACGGGAGAATTTATCAAAAATGGCCTAGTAGCAGAAGCAATTGGCACACAGTTTGTCCAAGTGGACCAAGATACCCGTATCAATGTCAAAATCAAGGCGGACCAAGAAACGGAAATCAACGGGTTAGGTCCAGTCGTGACTGATGAGCAGTTGGCAGAATTGGAAGATATTTTGTCACATGTGACAGCAGACGACACCGTCGTCTTTGCAGGGTCTGCTCCAGCTAGTTTGGGCAATCAAGTTTACAATCGCTTGATTCCGCAAGCGAAAAAAGCGGGTGCAGAAGTGGTCTGTGATTTTGAAGGTCAAACCTTACTCGATTCCTTGGCACACGAGCCTCTCTTGGTCAAACCAAATAATCATGAACTCGAAGCAATTTTCGGTGTGACGTTCCATTCGCGCGAGGACATCGTACGCTACGCCAAAGAAATTCTTGTCAAGGGGGCTAAAAATGTCATTGTATCCATGGCAGGGGACGGAGCGCTCCTTGTGACAGGAGATGTGACCTATTTTGCTAAACCGATTAAGGGTACAGTAAAAAACTCAGTCGGAGCAGGAGATTCAATGGTTGCAGGCTTTACAGGCGCGTACACCAAGTCGCACAATCCGATTGAAGCACTGAAATGGGGAGTAGCTTGCGGGACCGCAACAGCTTTCTCAGATGATTTAGCAAGTATTGATTTTATTCGGGAAATGTATGAAAAAGTGGAGGTAGAAACCCTATGA
- a CDS encoding DeoR family transcriptional regulator, whose product MEIILKSERKQVILDTIKKQQFVRLEDLVDLLHSSESTVRRDLDELELAGKLRRVHGGAESLPNLQAEESIVQKSVKNIQEKRQIAQKAASFVEDGDVVFLDAGTTTELLIDYLSAKGLTIVTNSVHHAVKLVDKGFYTIIIGGKVKGSTDASIGAVALEQIRQLHFTKAFLGMNGVDTNDYTTPDVEEAAIKRTVLHNASQAYVLVDPSKLGHISFTKVAEIGRADLICLATDSNLMTTIKKKTRVIEV is encoded by the coding sequence GTGGAAATCATTCTCAAATCAGAGCGTAAACAAGTCATTTTAGACACAATAAAAAAACAGCAATTTGTCCGCTTAGAGGATTTGGTTGACTTGCTTCATTCTTCTGAATCAACGGTTAGACGTGATTTGGATGAATTGGAATTAGCTGGGAAACTGCGCCGTGTACATGGTGGGGCAGAAAGTCTCCCAAATTTACAGGCAGAAGAGTCGATTGTTCAAAAATCTGTCAAAAACATTCAAGAAAAACGGCAAATCGCTCAAAAGGCTGCCAGTTTTGTAGAGGACGGCGATGTGGTCTTTCTCGATGCGGGAACGACAACGGAGCTACTGATTGATTATTTGTCAGCAAAGGGGTTGACGATTGTCACCAACTCGGTTCACCATGCTGTTAAGCTGGTAGATAAAGGGTTTTATACCATTATCATCGGTGGTAAGGTCAAGGGCTCAACGGATGCTTCCATTGGGGCAGTTGCCTTGGAGCAGATTCGTCAGCTACATTTCACGAAAGCCTTTCTTGGTATGAATGGGGTTGACACGAATGATTATACGACGCCGGATGTAGAAGAAGCAGCCATTAAGCGGACGGTGTTGCACAATGCTAGTCAAGCGTATGTGCTGGTTGACCCGTCCAAGCTGGGGCACATCTCCTTCACAAAAGTAGCGGAAATTGGGCGGGCAGATTTGATTTGCCTCGCTACCGACAGCAATCTGATGACAACTATAAAGAAAAAAACGAGGGTAATTGAAGTATGA
- a CDS encoding aminotransferase class I/II-fold pyridoxal phosphate-dependent enzyme gives MVEFRQELKGWEPYKLERIADHDLANNENRLMDWTGLLENIQANMSLSDLMYYGDNCYRDVIEKYASYAGVRTTQVTAGVGSDFLIHMIVTTFLEKGDVFLTLDPDFFMYQVYNQLHDSRFEAYPLEWEQDSLHLSAEKLLIYAERVKAKVLMLSNPNNPSSVAFDSKEIEQILQSFKGLVVLDEAYIEFSDSPSFVSLIETYPNLIVLRTLSKAFGLAGLRLGFAIANERLIYELDKAIPPFSVSNVVAKIGSAALDYQKEVSTVIEQIKATR, from the coding sequence ATGGTAGAGTTTAGACAAGAATTAAAGGGTTGGGAACCGTATAAGCTAGAGCGTATTGCAGACCATGATTTGGCCAATAATGAGAATCGTTTAATGGATTGGACAGGACTGTTAGAGAATATTCAAGCCAATATGAGTCTCTCTGATTTGATGTACTATGGTGATAATTGCTATCGTGATGTGATTGAAAAATATGCCAGCTATGCTGGTGTGCGTACTACACAAGTTACAGCCGGTGTAGGATCAGATTTTCTCATTCACATGATTGTAACGACCTTCTTAGAAAAGGGAGATGTCTTTTTGACCCTTGATCCGGATTTTTTCATGTATCAAGTCTATAATCAGTTACATGATTCGAGATTCGAGGCTTATCCTTTAGAGTGGGAGCAGGACAGCCTGCACTTGTCGGCAGAAAAACTCTTGATTTATGCAGAGCGAGTGAAGGCTAAGGTTCTCATGTTATCCAATCCCAATAATCCTTCTTCCGTAGCCTTTGATTCTAAAGAAATTGAGCAAATTCTACAATCCTTCAAGGGCTTGGTTGTCTTAGATGAGGCCTATATCGAATTTTCAGATAGTCCAAGTTTTGTCAGTTTGATTGAGACTTACCCTAATCTCATTGTTTTACGTACCCTCTCAAAAGCCTTTGGCTTAGCAGGTCTGCGGTTAGGCTTTGCCATCGCTAATGAGCGATTGATTTATGAACTGGATAAGGCTATCCCGCCTTTTAGTGTGTCAAATGTTGTGGCAAAGATTGGCTCAGCAGCCCTTGATTACCAAAAAGAAGTGAGCACAGTCATTGAGCAAATCAAGGCAACAAGATAG
- a CDS encoding pneumococcal-type histidine triad protein, with protein sequence MKKKYIIGSVAMIALSLCSYELGRQQGGTKTESHRVAYVDKTDTSTENNPTRVEELTPEQVSAKENIAAEQIVIKITDQGYVTSHGDHYHYYNGKVPFDAIISEDLIMKDPVYQLQDSDIVNEVKDGYIIKVNGQYYLYLKNKENPVNVRSKDAIDQQRRQHIQAQAKANRPVTGAVAVAKQQGRYTTDDGYIFNPNDIIEDTGDAYIVPHGNHFHYIPKSALSPDELRAAQAFWNSRNQATVASPKTTTTPQVPIHIGQVPPALVQQPVQQGRPAPNHPAQPNRPGTPVQPIQTGQVVQPVEEEIIRLLKELYALPLSQRYMEEDGLVFDPVQITNRTDRGVVVPHGDHYHFIPYDRLSALEQKIAKMIPIGRSFPGLKDPKGVGIVSQPQKPQPAKPKQPAKPAKPHQPAKPKQPTKPAKPNQPTQPSKPSQPSHSTKPEKPVSTQPSKPTQPAGTEKPHKKTMYSQEEVDAAKAAGRYVSVEDGYIFKAEDIISDEGDSYIIFRDNYTHWVDKESLSEKELTEAKAFCQKKGLKAPAADDISYFDASKEKAEAVFERVAAKKIIPFERLPYNVGYASEVKKGKIIIPHRDHYHNLDVAWFNDSDFFKAPSGYSLEDLFATIKYYLAHPEERPYSQYGWGTLDEGKQESPTTSSNKPTETPRHPDRDGKPNSQIVYTAEEIAAAKAAGRYTTSDGYIFDARDIVEDLGDGYLVPHMSHSHYIPKKYLSKKEQEEARNYVAKAGLKDKKEEKPSTPEKESALDIYNRVTPEKIVPVEAMPYNSAYVVDFQNGQMIIPHYDHYHNIALSWFDEDHYHAPQGYTLEQFLATVKYYVLHPEDRPISEDGFGSSSNYGKEDVVDKEEEEPVDEPDEDELAQRKLASEFGMSVDDFQDKLVKIALKYKVAMDSFNYQPEQKTVSLVTKDGKSVLVSLETLEEIPTKE encoded by the coding sequence ATGAAAAAGAAATATATCATTGGGAGTGTTGCCATGATTGCTCTTAGTCTGTGCAGTTATGAACTAGGACGGCAGCAAGGAGGGACAAAAACAGAAAGTCATCGGGTAGCCTATGTAGATAAAACGGACACTTCTACAGAAAATAATCCGACAAGAGTTGAGGAATTAACGCCAGAACAGGTTAGTGCAAAAGAAAATATTGCAGCAGAACAAATTGTCATCAAAATAACCGACCAAGGCTATGTTACGTCTCATGGAGACCATTATCATTACTATAATGGAAAAGTTCCGTTCGATGCGATTATCAGTGAAGACTTGATTATGAAAGATCCTGTTTACCAATTACAGGATTCAGATATTGTTAATGAAGTAAAAGATGGCTATATTATTAAGGTTAACGGCCAATATTATCTGTATTTGAAAAATAAGGAAAATCCTGTAAATGTGCGGAGTAAAGATGCGATTGATCAGCAACGACGCCAGCATATTCAAGCACAAGCGAAAGCTAATCGACCTGTCACAGGAGCGGTAGCTGTTGCTAAACAACAGGGACGCTATACGACAGATGACGGTTATATTTTTAATCCTAACGATATTATTGAAGATACCGGCGATGCCTATATTGTTCCTCATGGGAATCATTTCCACTATATTCCCAAGAGTGCTCTATCGCCAGACGAATTGCGTGCTGCTCAAGCCTTTTGGAATAGTCGGAATCAAGCTACTGTAGCCAGTCCAAAAACAACGACAACTCCGCAGGTTCCAATCCATATTGGCCAAGTTCCTCCTGCTTTGGTACAACAGCCAGTGCAGCAAGGTCGTCCAGCGCCAAATCATCCAGCTCAGCCAAATCGTCCAGGAACACCTGTACAGCCGATTCAGACAGGGCAAGTGGTACAGCCTGTCGAAGAAGAAATTATTCGATTGTTGAAGGAATTGTATGCTCTCCCGTTGAGTCAGCGCTATATGGAAGAAGATGGATTGGTATTTGATCCTGTGCAGATTACTAATCGTACGGATCGTGGTGTCGTTGTGCCTCATGGGGATCATTATCATTTTATTCCATATGACCGCTTATCGGCGCTTGAACAGAAAATTGCCAAAATGATTCCGATTGGACGTAGCTTCCCAGGCTTAAAGGATCCGAAGGGAGTGGGGATTGTCAGTCAACCGCAAAAACCTCAACCTGCTAAGCCTAAGCAACCTGCAAAACCTGCCAAACCGCATCAACCTGCTAAGCCTAAGCAACCTACGAAACCTGCTAAACCGAACCAACCTACTCAGCCAAGCAAACCAAGCCAGCCATCTCATTCAACAAAACCAGAGAAGCCAGTTTCTACTCAACCAAGTAAACCAACCCAGCCTGCTGGAACTGAAAAACCTCATAAAAAAACCATGTATTCGCAAGAAGAGGTGGATGCAGCAAAAGCAGCAGGGCGGTATGTATCAGTCGAGGATGGATATATCTTTAAGGCAGAAGATATTATTAGTGATGAGGGAGACTCCTACATCATTTTCCGTGATAACTATACGCATTGGGTGGACAAAGAATCTCTATCTGAAAAAGAGTTGACAGAAGCTAAGGCTTTCTGTCAGAAGAAAGGACTAAAAGCACCAGCAGCAGACGATATTTCTTATTTTGATGCTAGCAAGGAAAAAGCAGAAGCAGTCTTTGAACGAGTAGCAGCTAAGAAAATCATCCCATTTGAACGCTTACCTTACAATGTAGGATATGCTTCTGAGGTGAAGAAGGGTAAAATTATTATCCCGCACAGAGATCATTATCATAATTTAGATGTGGCCTGGTTCAATGATTCAGATTTCTTCAAGGCGCCAAGTGGTTATAGTCTAGAGGATTTATTTGCGACGATTAAATATTATCTCGCTCATCCAGAGGAACGTCCATATTCTCAATATGGTTGGGGAACGCTAGATGAAGGAAAGCAAGAAAGCCCAACTACCTCAAGCAACAAACCTACGGAGACTCCTCGTCATCCAGATCGCGATGGTAAACCGAATTCACAAATTGTTTACACAGCAGAGGAAATAGCGGCTGCAAAAGCAGCTGGTCGTTATACTACTTCAGACGGTTATATTTTTGATGCACGAGATATTGTTGAAGATCTTGGTGATGGTTATCTAGTGCCTCACATGAGTCACAGTCATTATATTCCCAAAAAATATTTGTCTAAAAAAGAGCAAGAAGAAGCCCGTAATTATGTGGCAAAAGCTGGTTTAAAAGATAAGAAAGAAGAAAAGCCATCTACCCCAGAAAAGGAATCAGCGTTAGACATCTATAATCGTGTGACACCAGAAAAGATTGTTCCAGTAGAAGCGATGCCGTATAACTCTGCTTACGTCGTTGATTTCCAAAACGGACAGATGATTATTCCACACTATGATCATTATCACAACATAGCTCTTTCTTGGTTTGATGAAGATCATTATCACGCACCACAAGGATATACTTTGGAACAATTTCTTGCAACGGTTAAATACTATGTTCTGCATCCAGAAGATCGTCCGATTTCAGAAGATGGCTTTGGTAGTTCAAGTAATTATGGTAAAGAAGATGTTGTAGACAAGGAAGAAGAAGAGCCAGTTGATGAGCCAGATGAGGACGAACTTGCCCAACGTAAACTAGCAAGCGAATTTGGAATGTCAGTTGATGATTTCCAAGATAAACTTGTAAAAATTGCGTTGAAATATAAGGTAGCGATGGATAGTTTTAACTACCAACCAGAGCAAAAGACAGTCTCATTGGTGACAAAAGATGGCAAATCAGTTCTTGTTTCCTTAGAAACACTAGAAGAAATTCCAACGAAGGAATAA
- a CDS encoding metal ABC transporter solute-binding protein, Zn/Mn family → MKRKKRFLFLAFLGLIVCLGTTACSKETAEKEQGLKIVTSFYPIYSMVKEIAGDVNDVRMIQSGNGIHSFEPSANDVAAIYDADIFVYHSRTLESWAGSLDPNLQNSEVKVIEASQGMSLDKVAGLEDMEAGDGIDEKTLYDPHTWLDPEKVAEEAQIIAKELAKADPTHKELYQKNADKLSREAQNLTQKYQPVFQKARQKTFVTQHTAFSYLAKRFGLEQLGIAGISPEQEPSPRQLAEIEEFVKRYQVKTIFVESNASSKVAETLVKSTGVDLKTLNPLEADPENDQSYLENLEENIAILAKELTK, encoded by the coding sequence ATGAAAAGAAAAAAGAGGTTTCTTTTTCTTGCCTTTCTCGGCCTCATTGTTTGCTTGGGGACTACGGCATGTAGTAAAGAGACAGCAGAAAAAGAACAGGGCTTGAAGATTGTGACTAGTTTTTATCCAATCTACTCCATGGTTAAGGAAATTGCAGGAGACGTGAACGATGTTCGAATGATTCAATCAGGTAATGGTATCCATTCCTTTGAACCTTCAGCTAATGATGTTGCAGCAATTTATGATGCAGATATTTTTGTCTATCATTCACGAACTTTGGAATCTTGGGCAGGAAGCCTTGATCCAAATTTACAAAATTCTGAAGTCAAGGTGATTGAAGCCTCTCAAGGGATGAGTTTGGATAAGGTGGCAGGCCTCGAAGATATGGAGGCTGGTGATGGAATTGACGAAAAAACGCTCTACGATCCCCACACTTGGTTAGACCCTGAAAAAGTGGCAGAAGAAGCACAAATTATTGCTAAAGAGTTGGCTAAGGCTGATCCTACTCACAAAGAACTTTATCAGAAAAATGCAGATAAATTGAGCAGAGAGGCACAAAATCTGACTCAAAAATATCAGCCGGTGTTTCAAAAAGCGCGGCAAAAGACATTTGTTACACAGCATACAGCATTTTCTTATTTGGCGAAGCGCTTTGGCTTAGAACAATTGGGGATTGCAGGAATTTCACCAGAGCAGGAGCCTAGCCCCCGTCAGCTGGCTGAAATCGAAGAATTTGTCAAACGCTATCAGGTAAAAACGATTTTTGTCGAAAGCAATGCTTCGTCAAAAGTAGCAGAAACACTTGTGAAGTCAACGGGTGTTGACTTGAAAACCTTGAATCCTCTGGAAGCTGATCCAGAAAATGATCAATCTTATTTAGAAAATTTAGAAGAAAATATCGCTATACTAGCAAAGGAATTAACAAAATGA
- the trmD gene encoding tRNA (guanosine(37)-N1)-methyltransferase TrmD: MKIDILTLFPEMFAPLEHSIVGKAREKGLLEIHYHNFRENAEKSRHVDDEPYGGGQGMLLRAQPIFDAYDQIEKTAPRVILLDPAGKRFNQAYAEELAKEEHLIFICGHYEGYDERIKYLVTDEISLGDYVLTGGELAAMTMVDATVRLIPEVIGKEASHTDDSFSSGLLEYPQYTRPYDFRGMVVPDVLMSGHHENIRKWRLYESLKKTYQRRPDLLEYYKLSAEEANMLEEIKSLEYAD; encoded by the coding sequence ATGAAGATTGATATTTTGACCCTCTTTCCAGAAATGTTTGCGCCCTTGGAGCACTCGATTGTCGGTAAGGCTCGAGAAAAGGGTTTGTTAGAGATTCATTACCATAATTTTCGAGAAAATGCGGAGAAATCCCGCCATGTTGATGACGAGCCGTACGGAGGTGGTCAGGGCATGCTATTGCGGGCGCAGCCGATTTTTGATGCCTATGATCAGATTGAAAAGACAGCACCCAGGGTGATTTTACTGGATCCTGCTGGTAAGCGATTTAATCAGGCTTATGCCGAAGAATTGGCGAAGGAAGAGCATCTGATTTTTATTTGTGGTCACTACGAGGGGTATGATGAGCGAATTAAGTATTTGGTGACCGATGAGATTTCGCTGGGAGATTACGTGTTGACAGGCGGAGAGCTTGCTGCCATGACCATGGTCGATGCCACTGTGCGCCTGATTCCAGAGGTTATTGGCAAAGAAGCCAGTCATACTGATGATAGCTTTTCATCAGGCCTATTGGAATATCCCCAATACACTCGGCCTTATGATTTTCGTGGAATGGTCGTGCCAGATGTCCTCATGAGTGGTCATCATGAAAATATCCGCAAATGGCGCCTCTATGAAAGTCTCAAAAAAACCTACCAGCGTAGACCCGACCTGCTAGAATATTACAAACTATCTGCCGAAGAAGCAAATATGTTAGAAGAAATCAAGAGTCTAGAATATGCTGACTAG
- the rimM gene encoding ribosome maturation factor RimM (Essential for efficient processing of 16S rRNA) produces the protein MNYFKVGKIVNTQGLQGEMRVLSVTDFAEERFKKGNHLALFDTKDQFVMNVEIASHRKAKNFDIIKFKGMYHINDIEKYRDFTLKVAEEDLSDLDEGEFYYHEIIGLEVYEGEILLGTIKEILQPGANDVWVVKRKGKRDLLLPYIPPVVLEVDVEKGRVQVEIPEGLDDED, from the coding sequence ATGAATTATTTTAAAGTTGGAAAAATCGTCAACACTCAAGGACTCCAAGGAGAAATGCGGGTCTTGTCTGTAACAGATTTTGCGGAAGAACGATTTAAAAAAGGCAATCACTTGGCCTTGTTCGACACCAAAGACCAGTTTGTCATGAATGTGGAAATCGCCAGCCACCGCAAGGCAAAAAACTTTGATATCATCAAGTTTAAGGGGATGTACCATATCAATGATATTGAAAAATACCGTGATTTTACCCTCAAAGTAGCTGAAGAGGACTTATCTGATTTGGATGAGGGAGAATTTTACTACCATGAAATCATTGGTTTAGAAGTCTATGAAGGCGAGATATTGCTTGGGACCATTAAGGAGATTTTACAGCCTGGTGCTAACGATGTTTGGGTAGTCAAACGCAAAGGCAAACGAGACTTGCTGCTCCCTTATATTCCCCCTGTTGTCCTTGAGGTGGATGTGGAAAAAGGTCGCGTCCAAGTAGAGATTCCAGAAGGGTTAGACGATGAAGATTGA
- a CDS encoding KH domain-containing protein has product MDMIENLIIAIVKPLISQPDSLTIKIVDTPEFLEYHLDLEQSDIGRVIGRKGRTISAIRTIVYSVPTSDKKVRLVIDEK; this is encoded by the coding sequence ATGGACATGATAGAAAATCTGATTATTGCAATTGTGAAACCCTTGATTTCACAGCCAGATAGCTTGACGATAAAAATCGTTGATACACCTGAATTTTTAGAATATCACTTGGACTTAGAACAGTCTGATATTGGTCGCGTTATCGGCAGAAAAGGACGCACAATTTCTGCGATTCGGACGATTGTTTATTCTGTTCCAACAAGTGACAAAAAAGTTCGTCTTGTCATTGATGAAAAGTAA
- the rpsP gene encoding 30S ribosomal protein S16, translating to MAVKIRLTRMGSKKKPFYRINVADSRAPRDGRFIETVGTYNPLVTENQVTLKEDRVLAWLANGAQPSDTVRNILSKAGVLKKFHDSKFSK from the coding sequence ATGGCAGTAAAAATCCGTTTAACTCGTATGGGTTCTAAGAAAAAACCTTTCTACCGTATTAACGTAGCAGATTCACGTGCTCCACGTGATGGACGTTTCATCGAAACAGTTGGAACTTACAATCCGCTTGTTACTGAAAACCAAGTAACATTGAAAGAAGACCGCGTTCTTGCATGGTTGGCAAACGGAGCACAACCTTCTGATACGGTTCGCAACATCCTTTCAAAAGCTGGAGTATTGAAGAAATTCCACGATTCAAAATTCTCAAAATAA
- a CDS encoding class I SAM-dependent methyltransferase, with product MKWIITTSLGMNEELVARAEALAQSFGVTYVERKKNSVKKLQERYGHVLVFYQDKLVFEQVGGERLFFHPDTALLRIKSGRDPLLELIGSRPQRICDCTMGLASDSIVMASAGHEVTAVESSRLIAFIVSQGLKECEAGSLKVNAAMRSIEVVEMDSLSFLRQQPSESFDLVYFDPMFSETIRESQNLSGLAGLANPSRLTEELLEEAKRVAREKIILKAHFRDRIFEDLGFTRLIRPNQKFHYGVWCKPKGKEIP from the coding sequence ATGAAATGGATTATCACAACAAGTCTCGGTATGAATGAAGAACTAGTAGCGCGTGCAGAAGCCCTCGCCCAGTCTTTTGGTGTGACCTATGTGGAGCGCAAGAAAAATTCAGTCAAGAAACTACAAGAACGCTATGGTCACGTTTTGGTCTTCTATCAGGATAAACTGGTCTTTGAACAAGTGGGAGGCGAGCGTCTCTTTTTCCACCCCGATACAGCCCTTTTGCGTATCAAATCTGGGCGTGATCCCTTGCTAGAGCTTATCGGGAGTCGTCCCCAAAGGATTTGCGATTGTACCATGGGGCTTGCTTCTGACAGTATCGTCATGGCAAGTGCAGGTCACGAGGTGACAGCGGTGGAATCTTCTCGTCTCATTGCTTTTATTGTTAGCCAAGGCTTGAAAGAATGTGAGGCAGGAAGTCTCAAGGTTAATGCTGCCATGCGCTCGATTGAAGTGGTGGAAATGGACAGCCTCTCCTTTTTACGACAGCAACCTAGCGAGTCTTTTGACCTTGTCTATTTTGACCCCATGTTTTCTGAAACGATTCGTGAATCACAGAACTTATCAGGCCTTGCAGGACTTGCCAATCCGTCACGTTTAACTGAAGAACTCTTGGAAGAAGCCAAGCGAGTCGCCAGAGAAAAGATTATCCTCAAGGCTCATTTCAGAGATAGGATTTTTGAAGATTTGGGCTTTACACGCTTAATTCGCCCTAACCAGAAATTTCACTATGGTGTTTGGTGTAAACCAAAAGGTAAGGAGATACCCTAG
- a CDS encoding DUF2628 domain-containing protein → MKVNLVSPVGQIKQAPVGFSWTTFFFTFCVPLFRKDWKWAAIMFVVKLIYRALFFNSDIYIFIIIVILVMWGFSYNKLYIQGLLAKGYKPATDFDAEVIRTKVKIID, encoded by the coding sequence ATGAAAGTCAATTTAGTTAGCCCAGTTGGACAAATCAAACAAGCGCCAGTAGGCTTTTCGTGGACAACTTTTTTCTTCACTTTTTGTGTTCCGCTATTTCGTAAGGATTGGAAGTGGGCGGCTATTATGTTTGTAGTGAAGTTAATATATAGAGCTTTATTCTTTAATTCTGATATCTACATTTTCATTATTATTGTCATTTTAGTGATGTGGGGATTCTCTTATAACAAACTTTATATCCAAGGACTTCTTGCTAAAGGCTATAAACCAGCAACAGACTTTGATGCAGAAGTTATTCGCACAAAGGTAAAGATAATAGACTAA